The Ignavibacteriales bacterium genome includes a window with the following:
- a CDS encoding pseudouridine synthase: MESHTKSYVLFYKPYGVLSQFTREAGYLSLADFGPFPKNTYAAGRLDADSEGLLLLTNDNDIKHRITDPKFEHDRTYLVQVEGFPDENDIERLQKGIMIEGKRTKPAKAKMLTHEPHMPPRAVPIRFRKNVPTSWIELVLREGRNRQVKKMTAAVGHPTLRLVRTAIIFLPLNGLHPGEHRTLTSKEIKEMHKFLHLP, translated from the coding sequence GTGGAATCACATACGAAGTCTTACGTCCTCTTTTACAAACCCTACGGCGTTCTGTCTCAATTCACCCGGGAGGCCGGATATTTATCATTAGCCGACTTTGGTCCATTTCCAAAAAATACGTATGCCGCCGGTAGATTAGATGCAGACAGCGAAGGCCTTCTTCTCTTAACGAATGATAATGATATCAAACATCGCATCACTGATCCAAAGTTCGAACACGACCGAACGTATCTTGTTCAGGTGGAAGGTTTTCCGGACGAAAATGATATCGAACGATTACAAAAAGGAATTATGATTGAAGGAAAGCGCACGAAGCCGGCAAAAGCAAAAATGTTAACTCACGAGCCACATATGCCCCCGCGAGCTGTGCCAATCCGTTTCAGAAAAAACGTTCCGACATCGTGGATAGAACTCGTCTTGCGTGAAGGACGCAATCGACAGGTGAAAAAAATGACTGCCGCAGTCGGCCATCCCACATTACGACTTGTAAGGACAGCTATTATTTTCCTCCCCCTCAACGGATTACATCCCGGGGAACATCGCACGTTAACTTCGAAGGAAATTAAGGAGATGCACAAGTTTCTTCACCTCCCTTAA
- a CDS encoding ATP-dependent Clp protease ATP-binding subunit codes for MEGNFSNRVQDVIRLSRDEALRLGHDYIGTEHLLLGVIREGEGIAVKILRNLGVDLYKLKKTIEDTVRAVGGTLTIGNIPLTKQAEKVLKITYLEAKLYKSDVIGTEHLLLSLLRDDDNIAAQIMHQFNVHYDVVRNELDNIISGKPSTPPGQQHVSTEKKQDRSKTPVLDNFGRDLTKLAIEDKLDPIVGREKEIERVAQVLSRRKKNNPVLIGEPGVGKSAIAEGLALRIVQKKVSRVLHDKRVVTLDLAALVAGTKYRGQFEERMKAVMNELEKSKDVILFIDELHTIVGAGGASGSLDASNMFKPALARGDLQCIGATTLDEYRQYIEKDGALDRRFQKIMVNPTTVDETIQILQNIKHKYEEHHGVLYSEPALQAAVRLSDRYITDRYLPDKAIDVMDEAGARVHLANIKVPKEILQLEEEIEKIRQSKNQVVKNQNFEEAARLRDLEKKLLSDLEIAKREWDLKAQGTIYDVDDEDCAAVVSMMTNIPVQKVAQSESEKLLKMESALAEMVVGQEEAISKLTKAIRRTRAGLKDPKRPIGSFIFLGPTGVGKTEMAKALARYLFDSDEALIRIDMSEYMEKFAVSRLVGAPPGYVGYEEGGQLTEKVRRKPYSVVLLDEIEKAHPDVFNILLQVLDDGVLTDSIGRRIDFKNTILIMTSNLGSRDIKVTGGLGFGTDSHQDKYKTMKSSIEDALKRVFNPEFLNRVDDTIIFHQLERSHIYKIIEIATKELFGRMTSLGITIELSQEAKDFLVEKGYDPAFGARPLRRAIMKYIEDPCAEEILKGTYAQGSTIHANFDKEKEELVFVYTAKEIEGDQQEKHDEEIIGTK; via the coding sequence ATGGAAGGAAATTTTTCAAATAGAGTACAAGATGTCATACGACTAAGCCGTGATGAAGCTCTCAGGCTTGGGCACGATTATATCGGAACAGAGCATTTGCTTTTGGGCGTCATTCGTGAAGGTGAAGGGATAGCGGTAAAGATTCTTCGCAATCTCGGTGTAGATTTATACAAGTTGAAGAAAACAATTGAAGATACCGTTCGCGCCGTAGGTGGAACGCTTACCATTGGCAATATACCTTTAACAAAACAAGCAGAAAAAGTCCTTAAGATCACCTATTTGGAAGCGAAACTCTACAAATCTGATGTGATCGGCACGGAACATTTATTACTCTCGCTTCTCCGCGATGACGACAATATAGCCGCACAGATTATGCATCAATTTAATGTGCATTATGATGTAGTACGAAATGAATTGGATAATATTATTTCCGGTAAGCCATCCACTCCTCCCGGACAACAACATGTTTCAACGGAAAAAAAGCAAGATCGATCGAAAACTCCTGTATTGGATAACTTCGGCCGTGATCTCACAAAATTAGCAATTGAAGATAAACTTGACCCTATTGTCGGACGCGAAAAGGAAATCGAACGCGTCGCTCAGGTTTTGAGCCGCCGGAAGAAAAACAATCCGGTACTCATAGGTGAACCGGGAGTTGGAAAGTCCGCCATTGCAGAGGGTTTGGCACTTCGGATAGTTCAAAAGAAAGTCTCTCGCGTTTTACATGATAAACGCGTCGTCACACTCGACCTTGCTGCATTAGTAGCTGGCACGAAATATCGCGGCCAATTTGAAGAACGAATGAAAGCAGTGATGAATGAACTGGAGAAATCGAAAGATGTCATCCTTTTCATCGACGAATTGCATACGATTGTCGGTGCAGGCGGTGCAAGCGGCTCGTTAGATGCATCTAATATGTTCAAACCAGCACTGGCGCGCGGCGATCTCCAATGCATCGGAGCTACCACCCTTGATGAATACCGGCAATATATAGAAAAAGATGGAGCACTTGACCGTCGGTTCCAAAAAATTATGGTGAATCCAACCACGGTTGATGAGACTATACAGATCCTCCAGAATATAAAACATAAGTACGAAGAGCACCACGGAGTTCTTTATTCTGAACCGGCTCTCCAAGCAGCAGTGCGGTTGAGTGATAGGTACATCACCGATCGGTACCTGCCGGATAAAGCCATCGATGTGATGGATGAAGCCGGTGCCCGTGTGCACCTCGCCAATATAAAAGTGCCGAAAGAAATTCTCCAGCTTGAAGAAGAGATTGAAAAAATTCGGCAATCAAAAAACCAAGTTGTAAAAAATCAAAATTTCGAGGAAGCAGCACGCCTGCGCGATCTCGAGAAGAAACTTCTCAGCGATTTGGAAATTGCAAAACGTGAATGGGATTTGAAAGCACAGGGTACGATTTACGATGTCGATGATGAAGATTGCGCCGCGGTTGTCTCGATGATGACAAATATTCCAGTACAAAAAGTTGCGCAGAGCGAATCCGAGAAATTACTCAAAATGGAATCAGCACTTGCCGAGATGGTCGTCGGACAAGAAGAAGCCATTTCCAAGCTGACGAAAGCAATTCGACGCACTCGAGCCGGTTTGAAAGATCCGAAGCGTCCAATCGGTTCCTTCATCTTCCTCGGTCCTACAGGCGTCGGTAAGACCGAGATGGCAAAAGCGCTTGCCCGTTATTTATTCGATTCTGATGAAGCGCTGATTCGCATCGATATGAGCGAGTATATGGAAAAATTCGCGGTCTCGCGCCTTGTTGGTGCACCTCCGGGCTATGTCGGATATGAAGAAGGCGGACAGTTGACTGAAAAAGTACGTCGAAAACCATATTCGGTCGTTTTGTTAGATGAAATTGAAAAAGCGCATCCGGACGTTTTCAACATTTTACTTCAGGTATTGGATGATGGAGTACTAACCGACAGTATCGGTCGCCGTATTGATTTTAAAAATACGATTTTAATTATGACGTCAAATCTAGGTTCACGCGATATCAAGGTTACAGGCGGATTAGGATTTGGGACAGATTCACACCAGGACAAATACAAGACGATGAAATCTAGTATCGAAGATGCGCTCAAGCGAGTCTTTAATCCTGAGTTTCTCAATCGCGTAGACGATACGATTATTTTTCATCAGCTCGAACGTTCTCATATTTATAAGATTATCGAGATTGCCACGAAAGAGCTCTTTGGCCGCATGACATCCCTGGGAATCACAATTGAGCTGAGCCAAGAAGCAAAAGATTTTCTCGTGGAAAAAGGATACGATCCAGCATTTGGTGCGCGGCCGCTCCGCCGAGCAATCATGAAATACATCGAAGATCCGTGCGCTGAAGAAATTCTGAAAGGAACGTACGCGCAGGGAAGTACTATACACGCAAATTTTGATAAAGAAAAAGAAGAGCTTGTGTTTGTGTATACCGCCAAAGAAATTGAAGGCGATCAGCAAGAAAAACACGATGAGGAAATAATCGGTACCAAGTAA
- a CDS encoding isoprenyl transferase, with protein sequence MPLVKATGIDKKHQEQLIASGPLPMHIAIIMDGNGRWAKRRGLPRIAGHNEGVNSVRDIIEACAQLGVKYLTLYTFSTENWKRPQDEVSMLMRLLVRALRDERDRMHQNEVRLKVIGDFQALPRDVAKELYDAMEMMKENSGLTLVLALSYSGRWDITNAIKKMYVDIQAGVLKEEKITEDIIGNYLATKNIPDPDLLIRTSGELRLSNFLLWQSAYSEIVISNEFWPAFRRKHLYEAIADFQTRERRFGMVSEQIQQSSKSRSARMIERFKKSVTNS encoded by the coding sequence GTGCCGTTAGTAAAGGCGACGGGAATCGATAAGAAGCATCAAGAACAGCTTATTGCAAGTGGTCCGTTGCCAATGCACATCGCCATTATTATGGATGGAAACGGGCGATGGGCGAAACGCCGAGGGTTGCCACGAATTGCCGGGCATAACGAAGGTGTCAATTCTGTTCGGGATATTATTGAGGCGTGTGCACAACTTGGAGTAAAATATCTTACTCTTTATACCTTCTCTACTGAGAACTGGAAGCGGCCTCAAGATGAAGTGTCCATGCTGATGCGCTTATTGGTGAGGGCATTGCGGGATGAACGAGATCGGATGCATCAGAATGAAGTACGCCTGAAAGTCATTGGGGACTTCCAAGCGCTTCCGCGTGATGTCGCCAAGGAATTATATGATGCGATGGAGATGATGAAGGAAAATTCCGGTTTAACGTTGGTGCTTGCACTCAGTTACAGCGGTAGGTGGGATATAACAAATGCTATCAAAAAAATGTATGTTGATATTCAAGCTGGAGTGTTAAAGGAAGAGAAGATTACAGAAGACATAATCGGGAACTATCTTGCAACAAAAAACATTCCGGATCCCGATTTGCTCATCCGGACAAGCGGCGAGTTGAGGCTCAGTAATTTTCTTCTTTGGCAATCAGCATATTCCGAGATCGTTATATCAAATGAATTTTGGCCTGCCTTTCGACGGAAGCATCTGTATGAAGCAATTGCAGACTTCCAAACGCGTGAGCGTCGGTTTGGTATGGTGAGTGAGCAAATACAGCAATCCTCAAAAAGTCGTTCTGCCCGGATGATAGAAAGGTTTAAGAAAAGTGTCACGAACTCATAA
- the bamA gene encoding outer membrane protein assembly factor BamA — MSRTHKLIFLFLIVMFQAGILLGQKQQPQPEVYKILGISVEGQRSGEPSAIIANTGLKIGGEITIPSEQTKLAIQRLHNLRIFDDVQIFIENQVQDGVYLLIKVKENPRLERIEVSGNDELDEDEILKKISLVKGQIVTPQDLSSVVRILKNQYDTDGYLNARITPTLITVNDTTGRVALKIVIHEGPKVKVDYIHFHGNKRYDDSDLKGEMKETSERTWWKFWATNKFDKKKYQEDKDLVLAFYRKNGFRDAEILSDSLSYDRTNKYMTINIYLSEGQQFFVRKIFWEGNTVYPSDVLSARLGLKQGDVFNQEKFDQNLHRNEEESDVTSLYADNGYLYFQVEPEIKVVGTDSLDITLQIHERNQFRVGRVFISGNTKTYEKVIRRELLTKPGDFFSRQLIIRSLRQLQQLNYFNPEKLKPDVRPVDDKTVELEYSVEEKSSDTFNMSVGYSGAFGFSGGLGLTFNNFSLSEPLRGGAGQAMTFDYQFGVSNYYRTFSIGFTEPWMFDTPTLFGFSIFDTYQSYYADLHYRGASIRIGRRFKWPDMYFRGDWTLRVQENTYHSLGTATAYDYYYEGTTTQIGISQVISRNSTDSPIFPSRGSSFSLLTDINGGPSFGGGVQAARYHKHVFSADWYVPLTSSGRVTLMSSNLVGLIFGLDKNSYIPYQDLFYMGGTGLGQIAVTPLRGYDDRTVGPDNGNIGGKAMVKYTTELRFALALNPIPIYTLFFAEAGNVWLDHTVMDMHDLRRSAGFGVRLLVNPIGMIGFDYGYGYDGATPNAAAPGWKFHFQFGKSM; from the coding sequence GTGTCACGAACTCATAAACTCATTTTCCTCTTCCTCATCGTAATGTTCCAAGCTGGAATTTTACTCGGACAGAAGCAACAGCCGCAACCAGAAGTTTATAAAATTCTCGGTATCAGCGTAGAGGGACAACGATCAGGAGAACCCTCCGCCATTATCGCCAATACTGGATTGAAAATCGGCGGTGAAATCACTATTCCAAGTGAGCAGACAAAATTGGCCATTCAACGATTGCACAACCTTCGAATATTTGATGATGTCCAGATTTTCATAGAGAATCAAGTGCAGGATGGGGTCTATCTCTTAATCAAAGTGAAAGAAAATCCAAGATTGGAACGCATTGAAGTCTCCGGTAATGACGAATTGGATGAAGATGAGATTCTTAAAAAAATTAGCCTTGTGAAAGGGCAAATTGTTACACCACAGGATCTCTCTTCAGTTGTACGTATATTAAAAAATCAATACGATACAGATGGATACCTGAATGCACGTATTACCCCGACGCTCATAACAGTGAACGACACGACCGGGCGCGTGGCGTTGAAAATTGTTATTCATGAGGGGCCAAAAGTGAAGGTGGATTATATCCATTTTCATGGTAATAAACGATATGATGACAGCGACCTTAAAGGTGAGATGAAGGAAACAAGCGAAAGAACGTGGTGGAAGTTTTGGGCGACAAATAAATTTGATAAGAAAAAATATCAAGAAGATAAGGATCTCGTCCTTGCGTTTTATCGAAAGAATGGATTTCGCGATGCCGAAATTCTTTCTGATTCACTGAGTTACGATCGTACAAATAAATACATGACGATTAACATCTATTTGTCAGAGGGGCAGCAGTTTTTCGTTAGAAAAATCTTTTGGGAAGGCAATACTGTTTATCCATCTGATGTGCTCAGTGCACGGCTCGGACTCAAACAAGGTGATGTATTTAATCAGGAAAAGTTTGATCAAAATTTGCACCGCAACGAAGAAGAATCGGATGTCACATCGCTCTATGCCGACAACGGTTATCTCTATTTTCAAGTGGAACCTGAAATAAAAGTAGTTGGCACGGACAGTCTTGATATCACACTGCAAATCCATGAACGTAATCAATTCCGCGTTGGACGTGTTTTTATTTCGGGGAACACAAAAACGTATGAAAAAGTGATACGCCGCGAATTATTAACGAAGCCGGGTGATTTCTTCAGCAGGCAGTTGATTATCAGAAGTCTGCGACAGCTGCAGCAATTAAATTATTTCAATCCAGAAAAATTAAAACCAGATGTCCGTCCGGTCGATGACAAAACAGTTGAGTTGGAGTATTCTGTTGAAGAAAAATCCAGCGATACCTTCAATATGTCGGTTGGATACAGCGGTGCGTTCGGTTTTAGCGGCGGTCTCGGCCTTACTTTTAATAATTTTTCTTTAAGTGAACCATTGCGCGGCGGCGCAGGTCAAGCAATGACATTCGATTATCAATTTGGCGTAAGCAATTATTATCGAACATTCTCGATAGGCTTTACAGAGCCATGGATGTTCGATACACCAACATTGTTTGGATTCAGTATCTTCGATACCTATCAATCGTATTATGCAGACCTGCATTATCGCGGCGCGTCCATCCGTATCGGACGGCGTTTCAAGTGGCCCGATATGTATTTCCGCGGTGACTGGACATTGCGCGTTCAGGAGAACACGTATCATTCCCTTGGCACTGCAACTGCCTATGATTATTATTATGAAGGAACAACGACACAGATTGGTATTTCACAAGTTATTTCCCGTAATAGCACTGACAGTCCTATTTTTCCTTCTCGCGGTTCCAGCTTTTCATTATTGACCGATATAAACGGCGGTCCAAGTTTCGGCGGTGGAGTTCAAGCAGCACGGTATCACAAGCATGTCTTTAGTGCCGATTGGTATGTGCCTTTAACAAGTTCCGGCCGAGTGACATTGATGAGCTCTAATTTAGTTGGACTCATTTTTGGCCTTGATAAAAACTCCTACATTCCATATCAAGATTTGTTTTATATGGGTGGAACGGGACTTGGACAGATTGCTGTAACCCCGTTACGTGGATATGATGATCGCACTGTCGGTCCAGATAATGGCAATATCGGCGGTAAAGCAATGGTAAAGTACACAACAGAATTACGTTTTGCACTGGCATTAAATCCAATTCCGATCTACACACTCTTCTTTGCCGAGGCAGGAAATGTGTGGCTCGATCATACCGTTATGGACATGCATGATCTTCGCCGTTCAGCTGGATTTGGTGTTCGTTTATTGGTGAATCCCATCGGTATGATTGGATTCGATTATGGGTATGGATATGATGGAGCAACACCGAATGCTGCTGCTCCCGGATGGAAGTTTCATTTCCAATTCGGAAAATCTATGTAG
- a CDS encoding OmpH family outer membrane protein: MKKIICIAALVVLVASIGTAQTVKIAYVNSETILRELPEAQQVKKELEATIKGWQDELERMGKELQDGLEDYQKKQALLDPKIKADKEKSLQDLQQKAREYQYQKFDQREGEAVKLREKKFAPIQERVMKTIEKVAKEDGFNYVFDKLEAATNLLYADSKFDLTYKVIDQLKRGFASPVPTKSK; encoded by the coding sequence TTGAAAAAAATCATTTGTATTGCCGCACTGGTTGTTTTGGTTGCATCCATTGGCACAGCACAAACAGTGAAGATTGCTTATGTCAATTCTGAAACTATTCTTCGTGAACTTCCTGAAGCCCAACAAGTGAAGAAGGAGCTTGAAGCCACTATCAAAGGATGGCAGGACGAGCTGGAACGCATGGGTAAAGAGCTTCAGGATGGTTTAGAAGATTACCAGAAAAAACAAGCTTTGCTTGATCCGAAAATAAAAGCTGACAAGGAAAAAAGTTTACAGGATCTCCAACAGAAGGCACGTGAATATCAATACCAGAAGTTTGATCAACGTGAAGGTGAAGCAGTAAAACTGCGCGAAAAGAAGTTTGCACCTATTCAAGAGAGGGTCATGAAAACCATCGAAAAAGTAGCAAAGGAAGATGGATTCAATTATGTATTTGACAAGCTGGAAGCAGCGACTAATCTCCTGTACGCAGATTCAAAGTTCGACCTGACGTATAAAGTGATCGATCAATTGAAGAGAGGTTTCGCATCTCCAGTACCGACGAAGTCAAAATAA
- a CDS encoding OmpH family outer membrane protein: protein MKKISALVGFLLLLCMVQASAQMKIAYFNSEAVMKQLPDAQDAQKQLDQFVADWQQELNKMQDEWKKKFDDYDKRKLIMTEQRRADAERELRDMDQKIVDFRTQKFGQSGELFNKQNELMKPVQDRVFKAVQDIAREDGYDYVFDKSGDILLMYANEKYDLTQKVFAKLKVTTTAPSTTK from the coding sequence ATGAAGAAAATTTCGGCTTTGGTAGGATTCCTCTTGCTCTTGTGCATGGTACAGGCAAGCGCACAGATGAAGATTGCTTACTTTAATTCAGAAGCAGTTATGAAACAGCTTCCGGATGCGCAGGACGCTCAAAAGCAGCTCGATCAATTCGTTGCCGATTGGCAGCAAGAATTGAACAAAATGCAGGATGAGTGGAAGAAAAAGTTTGATGATTATGATAAACGGAAACTCATTATGACTGAACAACGGCGTGCAGATGCTGAACGTGAATTGCGGGATATGGACCAAAAAATAGTCGATTTCCGCACACAAAAATTCGGACAGAGCGGCGAGTTGTTCAACAAACAGAATGAACTAATGAAGCCTGTGCAGGATCGTGTGTTTAAAGCAGTACAGGATATAGCGCGCGAAGACGGGTACGATTACGTGTTTGATAAAAGCGGCGATATCTTGTTAATGTATGCAAATGAAAAGTACGACCTGACACAAAAAGTCTTTGCCAAACTCAAGGTAACGACAACAGCTCCATCAACCACAAAATAA
- the lpxD gene encoding UDP-3-O-(3-hydroxymyristoyl)glucosamine N-acyltransferase: MTIREIAEWLGGEIVGGNVEGKPEIECVTKIEEATPGSLTFLANPKYEKYLGTTNATAVLVSRKLDLKKIESRASLIFIRVDDPYVAFLHVLKRLTPTMDPFASGIHSTAVISSTATLGKNVSVGAYAVIGEHAVIGSNSKIGEGCIIGIHAQIGADCMLYPNVVVYHQCVLGNRVVLHSGAVIGSDGFGFAPKPDGTYEKIPQLGIVVIEDDVEIGANTTIDRAVMGDTHIHRGVKIDNLVQIAHNVVVGENTVIAAQTGISGSTKIGKNCMLAGQVALVGHIEIADRTIIMGKSGVANNILEPGKSFFGYPADEARKAQRAYIAMKMLPDMLHEFTALKKKVADLEQKLLGK, from the coding sequence ATGACCATTCGTGAGATAGCGGAGTGGCTTGGCGGGGAAATCGTGGGCGGCAATGTTGAGGGAAAACCGGAGATTGAATGTGTTACAAAAATTGAAGAGGCAACACCCGGCAGTCTCACGTTCTTGGCTAACCCGAAATACGAAAAATATCTCGGCACAACCAATGCCACGGCAGTACTGGTATCCCGAAAGCTCGACCTAAAGAAAATTGAAAGTCGAGCTTCACTTATATTTATTCGTGTCGACGATCCATATGTCGCGTTTCTCCATGTATTGAAACGCTTAACACCAACAATGGATCCATTCGCCTCCGGTATCCATTCGACAGCTGTTATCTCATCTACTGCAACACTAGGGAAAAATGTATCGGTAGGTGCGTATGCTGTGATTGGTGAACATGCAGTTATTGGCAGCAACTCAAAGATTGGCGAGGGTTGCATCATTGGAATACATGCGCAGATTGGAGCAGATTGTATGCTCTATCCCAATGTCGTTGTCTATCATCAATGCGTACTTGGGAATAGAGTCGTTCTTCATTCTGGTGCAGTAATCGGGTCGGATGGATTTGGGTTTGCACCGAAACCGGATGGAACGTACGAAAAGATTCCCCAGCTTGGCATTGTTGTCATTGAGGACGATGTAGAGATCGGCGCGAACACAACCATAGATCGTGCGGTGATGGGTGATACACACATCCACCGCGGCGTGAAGATAGACAACCTTGTTCAAATTGCGCACAATGTTGTTGTTGGGGAGAATACGGTCATAGCCGCGCAGACGGGAATCAGCGGTAGTACGAAGATAGGTAAAAATTGTATGCTTGCCGGTCAGGTAGCCCTTGTCGGTCATATCGAAATCGCTGACCGAACAATTATCATGGGGAAGTCTGGAGTCGCTAACAATATTCTAGAACCAGGCAAATCGTTTTTCGGATATCCTGCTGATGAAGCAAGGAAAGCACAACGTGCATACATTGCAATGAAGATGCTGCCGGATATGCTGCACGAGTTCACGGCACTGAAGAAAAAAGTTGCCGATCTCGAACAAAAACTTTTAGGAAAATAA
- a CDS encoding bifunctional UDP-3-O-[3-hydroxymyristoyl] N-acetylglucosamine deacetylase/3-hydroxyacyl-ACP dehydratase codes for MLVQQMTIKKPVSLSGVGLHTGVTTTMTFKPAPENYGIRFRRVDLPDSPEIPADVDHVVDLQRGTTLGIGDTRVHTVEHVLAAVAGLQVDNIVIELNNIEPPIGDGSSKPFVDMLLEAGLEDQEAPKDYLIIDQVIHYQDPARGVEIVALPTDDFRVTVMVDYNNPALGSQHTGLFNLEKEFVTEFSSARTFCFLHEVEMLFDQGLIKGGNLDNAIVIVDRDLSDDELRKLVHKLGLDHSVILGSSGVLNDKKLHYRNEPARHKLLDMIGDLALIGAPVKAQILAARPGHAANIEFARKVRKLYQQNKLVRKYQHEKKEGVIFDVNAIQRILPHRYPFLLVDKIIDFQMDEHAVGVKNVTMDENFFQGHFPGKPIMPGVLIVEALAQAGGVLMLNGTENPGNKLVFFMAINNVKFRKPVVPGDQLILDVRMVSRRSKVIQIRGEALVDGNVVAEGDFTAALVDRDEAKTK; via the coding sequence ATGCTCGTTCAGCAAATGACTATCAAGAAACCCGTCTCTCTGTCCGGTGTAGGACTTCACACCGGCGTGACAACGACGATGACCTTTAAACCAGCTCCTGAAAATTATGGCATCCGATTTCGCCGTGTTGACCTCCCGGATTCACCGGAAATTCCAGCTGATGTTGATCACGTAGTTGATCTCCAGCGCGGTACAACTCTCGGAATTGGTGATACGCGTGTGCATACCGTCGAGCATGTGCTTGCCGCTGTAGCCGGATTGCAGGTTGATAATATCGTTATTGAGCTCAACAACATCGAACCTCCTATTGGTGACGGCAGTTCAAAACCATTTGTCGATATGCTGCTTGAAGCAGGGTTAGAAGATCAGGAAGCACCGAAAGATTATCTCATCATAGATCAAGTTATCCATTATCAGGATCCAGCCCGCGGCGTCGAAATTGTTGCGTTGCCGACAGATGATTTCCGTGTCACGGTCATGGTTGACTACAACAATCCAGCATTGGGAAGCCAGCACACAGGTTTATTCAATCTTGAAAAAGAATTTGTCACCGAATTTTCTTCGGCACGAACGTTCTGTTTCCTTCATGAAGTTGAAATGCTGTTTGATCAAGGACTCATTAAAGGAGGAAATCTCGATAACGCTATCGTCATTGTTGATCGCGATCTGTCGGATGATGAACTACGGAAACTTGTGCATAAACTTGGCCTTGATCACTCGGTGATTCTCGGTTCCTCCGGTGTATTGAACGATAAAAAACTTCATTACCGCAATGAACCAGCACGACACAAACTACTTGATATGATTGGTGATCTTGCGCTTATTGGCGCGCCCGTTAAAGCACAGATACTCGCGGCGCGTCCCGGCCACGCTGCTAATATTGAATTTGCGCGCAAAGTTCGAAAGCTGTACCAGCAAAATAAACTCGTTCGTAAGTATCAGCATGAGAAAAAGGAAGGCGTTATTTTTGATGTCAATGCCATTCAACGAATATTGCCGCATCGGTATCCGTTCCTTCTCGTTGATAAAATTATTGATTTTCAGATGGATGAACATGCCGTCGGTGTGAAAAATGTAACGATGGACGAGAATTTTTTCCAGGGTCACTTTCCCGGCAAACCAATTATGCCCGGTGTATTGATTGTGGAAGCTCTTGCACAGGCAGGTGGTGTTCTCATGCTCAATGGAACTGAAAATCCTGGGAATAAATTGGTTTTTTTCATGGCGATTAATAATGTAAAATTCCGTAAGCCGGTTGTTCCGGGCGATCAGCTCATTCTTGATGTTCGGATGGTGAGCCGCCGTTCTAAAGTAATTCAGATTCGTGGTGAAGCTCTCGTCGATGGAAATGTGGTAGCAGAAGGTGATTTTACCGCCGCGCTTGTTGACCGTGACGAAGCGAAAACGAAATAA